A window from Spiroplasma endosymbiont of Aspidapion aeneum encodes these proteins:
- the fba gene encoding class II fructose-1,6-bisphosphate aldolase has protein sequence MAQIYHKKLVNAKNMVLNAHKNKYAIGHFNINNLEWTKAILEGAQETKTPVIIATSEGAIKYMGGVNVVVGMVNGLLDDLNITIPVALHLDHGQSPEIVKKCIEAGYSSVMFDGSHLPYGENLTKTKELVKFSEKFNVSFEAEIGSIGGEEDGVIGSGELGDPIQAAEISKVGIDMLAAGIGNIHGKYPDWWKSLSFETLEKLQAACKMPMVLHGGSGIPQDQVKKAITLGISKINVNTELQLSFRDATRNYIEEKKDLDDVKKGFDPRKLLAPGSSAIKATFTELVTWFGSKGKA, from the coding sequence ATGGCACAGATATATCATAAAAAATTAGTTAATGCAAAAAATATGGTTCTAAATGCACATAAAAATAAATATGCAATTGGACACTTTAACATTAATAACCTTGAGTGAACAAAAGCAATTCTTGAAGGAGCTCAAGAAACAAAAACACCAGTTATTATTGCAACTTCTGAAGGGGCAATAAAATATATGGGAGGAGTAAATGTTGTTGTTGGAATGGTAAATGGATTACTGGATGATCTTAATATTACAATCCCAGTAGCCTTGCATCTAGACCATGGACAATCTCCAGAAATTGTTAAAAAATGTATTGAGGCAGGATATTCATCTGTTATGTTTGATGGTTCACATTTACCATATGGTGAGAACCTAACAAAAACAAAAGAACTTGTTAAATTTTCAGAAAAATTTAATGTATCTTTTGAGGCAGAAATTGGGTCAATCGGTGGAGAAGAAGATGGTGTTATTGGAAGTGGTGAACTAGGTGATCCAATTCAGGCAGCAGAAATATCTAAAGTGGGCATTGACATGTTGGCTGCAGGAATAGGTAACATTCATGGTAAATATCCAGATTGGTGAAAATCATTATCATTTGAAACGCTTGAAAAACTTCAAGCAGCATGTAAAATGCCAATGGTACTACATGGTGGAAGCGGGATACCACAAGACCAAGTTAAAAAGGCAATCACACTTGGAATTTCTAAAATCAATGTAAATACTGAGTTGCAATTATCCTTTAGAGATGCAACTAGAAATTATATTGAAGAAAAAAAAGATTTAGATGATGTAAAAAAAGGTTTTGACCCAAGAAAACTATTAGCCCCTGGTTCTTCAGCAATTAAGGCGACGTTTACAGAATTGGTAACATGATTTGGTTCAAAGGGAAAAGCATAA